A single genomic interval of Rhododendron vialii isolate Sample 1 chromosome 3a, ASM3025357v1 harbors:
- the LOC131318608 gene encoding calmodulin binding protein PICBP, with protein MKIESSSPNRGETESKKKLKKSRSIKLSRMSTTNPSGKWAKTRLVQPVDSVSDDASSENPTQIEFSSTPSPTHLKETSNSESSFERNNSQEEKESDPWNPNTVSFPYAKPLGNPRKVLSLKSNRPLKKKSSRIALFSNFADAYVMPHRDGNESDRASVGSSSGSNQERGKRRGAETQKELKPKSKFGTSRFDHHPSPSSLKATSTSEGKKMHSRASLLDSESSNGGGTTSLKTLKRTPSLRPLRILMNKSSFKSKKPSVVKNCAQIPEVSSVNKATCSSALKSSRVSQSVEERERERGSAAAKVCPYNYCSLHGHNHSSAAPPLKRVLSKRRRPLKTQKSMRPRRQSSMRGKYPGDIMELLEASRAVIFIGKEVDSDLSVQIYASPRMEFLGRSSKGNKDDNVAELVLGEASYSERGFQGNLNGDRDFVPGEPEGPPVTKSTMGNSESNSTTDEVQKSHIHTRNRSSLWRLVHQHIENQLLEGKHEEKQWDEANVDSYRDTSVGNRDQDDQEIEIRKTYATKVVREAIEKILLPEVEDQSSDDRSVTCDFGPEQEILDDNLGEGEKLSISNSTGATNEGEKMQKKKAPNSWSNLKKLIILKRFVKALEKVRKYDPQKAQHLPSEPSPEAEKNHLKPRMIDRKRSSEEWMLDYALQQAVSELAPTQKRKVELLIRAFETMAPSSDEEQIQLKIEKRLDVPVDGKQDDSARTGQTADGSDKITSSTTDNKESTLTDLCNEDDPESNREKLEVGEFTIATKRTTTDDSAKAAAENIMTSSARGCGPIEELTEAEEQKDRDSEPDNESIQQFHRVNDTEPDNSSHEAYKTELEKEKHVSMWHLIHQHMVEGLSVEGKSKSLRKDNEEQVGETNTLAATENSHSCLDSSAWEQSTGMECHGTECQEVELRKMFAIKLVREAIEKILLPELQDQSSDDQSVTSEITSDQEVIEKSHSEGGEQNVSTPIDSARDGSMDRNSNMVRDNVSFSQQGTSLTTTNISESENEKAASKAQSEKKTPKGWSNLKKLILLKRFVKKLEKVKKFNPKKPRLLQLKPSAEAEEVSLRHQMMNERKNTEELMLDYALQKVISELAPKQKRKVALLVKAFETVAPTSGTPQIQVTYREYKDTNPEGCSESERDKCDSELMEAKKEAEDIVTSNLDIGPIQSTITKEKSNVAKDKDVQEAIHEDRVTTFCSEILKDGSESTSRNTKLDEQLMATKEKKKGYPETDCTTAVDSKTQLDKQKHISMWHLLCQHVVSDIATKVESQLPAGEDEDEQVDSPNPKTSLLKNGSFDNEGSRGQRIGFSQRDAVKLVREAIKEILSPEVNDDSSDSQSVASDIITEQELPETNHGNVEDSSIETPIYSPKDGRQYRKTEEKEKENGLAADNIPTSDEENTVSLEGNKSDQEKLKNWSKLRKLMLLKRSMKALKKARKPNLRATQSLPVNLGKEEEKVDLRHQSMAEKKKAEQWMLDYAVQHIVTKLTPARKRRVSMLVEAFEAVVPLPEA; from the exons ATGAAAATAGAATCGTCTTCTCCAAACAGGGGAGAAACAGAGTCAAAGAAGAAACTGAAGAAGAGTAGATCCATTAAGCTATCCAGAATGTCAACCACAAACCCATCTGGGAAATGGGCAAAAACCCGGCTGGTTCAACCAGTTGACTCGGTCAGTGATGATGCAAGCTCGGAAAACCCAACTCAAATTGAGTTCTCCTCCACTCCATCTCCAACCCATTTGAAGGAAACCAGCAACTCTGAATCCAGTTTTGAAAGAAACAATTCGCAGGAAGAAAAGGAATCGGATCCCTGGAATCCAAATACCGTTTCTTTCCCGTACGCAAAGCCATTGGGAAACCCAAGAAAGGTGCTTAGTTTGAAGTCAAATAGGCCATTGAAGAAGAAGAGCTCGAGAATTGCTCTGTTTTCGAACTTTGCTGATGCTTATGTTATGCCCCACCGGGACGGAAACGAATCCGATCGGGCCTCCGTCGGTTCGTCGTCTGGCTCGAACCAGGAGAGGGGAAAGAGGAGAGGAGCTGAAACTCAGAAGGAGCTGAAGCCGAAGAGCAAATTTGGTACATCAAGATTCGATCACCACCCATCTCCCAGTTCTTTGAAGGCAACAAGCACTTCCGAGGGGAAAAAGATGCATTCACGGGCAAGTTTACTTGATTCTGAATCTAGTAATGGAGGTGGTACTACTAGTTTGAAGACTTTGAAAAGAACACCCAGTTTGAGACCTCTAAGGATTCTAATGAACAAGTCTAGTTTCAAATCCAAGAAGCCTTCAGTAGTGAAGAACTGCGCCCAAATTCCCGAAGTCTCGAGTGTTAACAAAGCCACGTGCTCGTCGGCTCTCAAGAGCTCGAGAGTCTCTCAGAgcgtggaggagagagagcgcGAAAGAGGTTCGGCGGCGGCGAAGGTCTGCCCGTACAACTACTGCTCCCTCCACGGGCATAACCATTCCTCCGCCGCGCCTCCATTGAAGCGGGTGTTATCGAAGAGGAGGCGTCCGTTGAAGACCCAGAAGAGCATGAGGCCGAGGCGGCAATCCTCGATGAGAGGGAAATATCCCGGTGATATAATGGAGTTGCTTGAAGCAAGCCGAGCGGTCATCTTCATAGGGAAAGAGGTGGATTCTGATTTGTCCGTACAAATCTACGCCTCGCCGAGAATGGAGTTTTTGGGAAGATCCAGCAAAGGAAACAAAGATGACAATGTAGCTGAGCTTGTTTTGGGCGAGGCATCGTACTCTGAGAGAGGTTTTCAGGGAAATCTCAATGGAGATAGAGATTTCGTTCCGGGTGAACCAGAAGGTCCACCAGTAACGAAATCTACGATGGGAAATTCTGAATCCAATTCCACTACCGATGAAGTACAAAAATCCCACATTCATACAAGGAACCGTAGTAGCTTGTGGCGCCTGGTACACCAACATATCGAAAACCAGCTACTTGAGGGAAAACATGAGGAAAAGCAGTGGGATGAGGCCAACGTAGATTCGTATCGGGATACGAGTGTTGGAAACCGCGATCAAGATGATCAAGAGATTGAAATCCGGAAGACGTATGCAACCAAGGTGGTGAGAGAAGCAATTGAGAAGATCCTACTTCCGGAAGTTGAAGACCAGTCGTCTGATGACCGGTCGGTTACTTGTGATTTCGGTCCCGAACAAGAGATCTTGGATGACAACCTTGGTGAAGGTGAGAAACTAAGCATTTCAAACTCGACAGGGGCGACGAATGAGGGagaaaaaatgcagaaaaagaaagcaCCCAACAGCTGGAGTAATCTAAAGAAGTTGATCATTCTTAAGAGATTTGTCAAGGCACTGGAAAAGGTGCGAAAATATGACCCACAGAAGGCTCAGCATTTGCCCTCGGAGCCTAGCCCAGAAGCAGAAAAGAATCATCTGAAGCCTCGAATGATCGATCGGAAGAGAAGTTCTGAGGAGTGGATGCTAGACTATGCACTTCAACAGGCAGTGAGTGAACTGGCTCCAACTCAGAAAAGGAAGGTGGAACTGCTTATAAGGGCCTTCGAAACAATGGCTCCATCATCAGATGAAGAGCAGATTCAGCTGAAAATTGAGAAGAGACTTGAT GTACCTGTGGATGGAAAACAAGACGATTCTGCTCGAACTGGCCAAACTGCAGATGGTAGTGACAAGATTACCTCTTCAACCACAGACAACAAAGAGTCCACCCTCACTG ATTTGTGCAACGAAGACGATCCAGAATCAAATAGAGAAAAGTTGGAAGTGGGTGAATTCACTATTGCAACAAAGAGAACAACTACAGATGATAGTGCCAAAGCAGCAGCAGAAAACATCATGACTTCTTCTGCTCGTGGTTGTGGCCCTATCGAGGAACTCACTGAAGCGGAAGAACAGAAGGACAGAGACTCTGAGCCAGACAATGAATCAATTCAACAATTTCATCGAGTCAATGATACTGAACCTGATAATAGCAGTCACGAAGCATACAAAACCGAGCTTGAGAAAGAGAAGCATGTAAGCATGTGGCATTTGATCCATCAACATATGGTAGAAGGCCTTTCTGTGGAAGGCAAAAGCAAAAGCCTCCGTAAAGACAACGAAGAGCAAGTGGGTGAGACCAACACATTGGCTGCAACAGAAAATTCGCATTCATGTCTGGACTCAAGTGCTTGGGAGCAAAGTACAGGAATGGAATGTCATGGCACAGAATGTCAAGAGGTTGAACTCCGGAAAATGTTTGCCATCAAGTTGGTGAGAGAGGCAATCGAGAAAATTCTTCTTCCTGAACTACAAGACCAGTCATCTGATGATCAATCAGTTACTAGTGAAATAACTTCAGACCAAGAGGTGATAGAAAAGAGCCACAGCGAAGGTGGGGAGCAGAACGTTTCAACTCCCATCGATTCTGCTAGAGATGGTTCCATGGATCGCAACAGCAATATGGTCAGGGATAATGTGTCATTCAGTCAACAAGGGACAAGTCTTACAACTACAAATATCTCAGAATCAGAAAATGAGAAAGCAGCATCAAAAGCACAATCCGAGAAGAAAACACCCAAGGGTTGGTCTAATCTGAAGAAATTGATCCTTCTCAAGAGATTTGTCAAGAAACTGGAGAAGGTGAAGAAATTTAACCCAAAGAAACCAAGGCTTTTACAGTTAAAGCCTAGTGCAGAAGCTGAAGAGGTTTCTTTAAGGCATCAAATGATGAATGAGAGGAAAAACACAGAGGAGTTGATGCTTGATTATGCACTTCAGAAGGTCATAAGTGAACTGGctccaaaacaaaaacgaaaagtGGCACTACTTGTGAAAGCATTCGAAACAGTGGCTCCAACATCTGGGACACCACAGATTCAGGTGACGTATCGTGAGTACAAAGATACTAATCCTGAAGGTTGCAGCGAAAGTGAACGGGATAAGTGTGATTCTGAACTCATGGAAGCAAAAAAAGAAGCCGAGGATATTGTCACATCTAATCTCGATATAGGGCCTATTCAATCTACCATCACCAAAGAGAAGTCTAAC GTTGCCAAGGATAAAGATGTGCAGGAAGCAATACATGAAGATCGGGTGACAACTTTTTGCTCGGAGATTCTAAAAGATGGTTCTGAATCGACTAGTAGAAACACGAAGCTTGATGAGCAATTGATGGCtaccaaagaaaagaagaaaggatATCCTGAAACAGATTGCACTACCGCAGTAGACTCCAAGACCCAGTTGGACAAACAGAAACATATCAGTATGTGGCACCTGTTATGTCAACACGTTGTATCAGATATTGCCACGAAAGTTGAAAGCCAGCTCCCTGCTGGAGAGGATGAAGATGAACAGGTAGATAGCCCCAACCCCAAGACAAGTCTTTTGAAAAATGGTTCATTTGACAATGAAGGCTCAAGAGGTCAGAGAATTGGATTCAGCCAGAGGGATGCTGTTAAGCTTGTGCGAGAAGCAATAAAGGAAATCCTTTCTCCAGAAGTTAACGATGACTCATCTGATTCTCAATCAGTTGCTAGTGACATTATCACGGAGCAGGAGCTTCCAGAAACGAATCATGGCAATGTTGAAGATTCAAGCATTGAAACTCCAATATATTCTCCCAAAGATGGTAGACAATACAGAAAAactgaagagaaagaaaaagaaaatgggcTTGCAGCTGATAATATCCCTACCTCGGATGAAGAGAATACAGTATCACTGGAGGGAAACAAATCTGACCAGGAAAAGCTCAAAAACTGGAGCAAACTGAGAAAGTTAATGCTTCTGAAAAGATCGATGAAGGCACTGAAAAAAGCTAGGAAGCCAAATTTACGGGCAACACAGAGTCTACCGGTGAATCTtggcaaagaagaagaaaaggtcGATCTAAGGCACCAATCAATGGCGGAGAAGAAAAAAGCGGAGCAATGGATGCTTGATTATGCGGTTCAACATATTGTCACTAAACTAACTCCTGCTCGGAAAAGACGAGTGTCTATGCTAGTGGAAGCTTTTGAAGCAGTTGTTCCACTGCCTGAGGCTTAA